Proteins from a single region of Puntigrus tetrazona isolate hp1 chromosome 2, ASM1883169v1, whole genome shotgun sequence:
- the dusp12 gene encoding dual specificity protein phosphatase 12: MIGVDSGLYIGCVSDLKDAQSLTDAGVTHILTVDSEEPAVHGFHTKFVRALDDASTDLLSRLDDCVSFICDALSTNSESRSSAVLVHCHVGQSRSAAVVTAYLMKTQHLNVQDAYSKLQNLKADVKMNEEFMDQLALYELMDCKVDITNPLYKQFRLKKITEKYPELQNIPKDVFAVDPAQTQNAEAVYRCRKCRRTLFRHSSILTHCVGSGASAFSHKKTRIVSDGENQRQCTSYFIEPVQWMEPALLGVMDGQLLCPKCSSKLGSFNWYGEQCSCGRWVTPAFQIHKNRVDEIKHISVSALR, translated from the exons ATGATAGGAGTGGATTCTGGGCTGTACATCGGGTGTGTGTCCGACCTGAAGGACGCTCAGAGCCTGACAGACGCAGGTGTAACACACATACTCACCGTTGACTCGGAGGAACCTGCTGTCCATGGATTCCACACCAAATTTGTCCGAGCTCTGGATGATGCGTCCACAGACCTCCTGAGCAGACTGGATGACTGTGTCAGCTTCATATGTGATGCTCTCAGCACGAACTCTGAATCCAGATCATCAGCAGTTCTTGTGCATTG CCACGTAGGGCAAAGTAGAAGTGCTGCTGTGGTGACTGCTTACCTGATGAAAACACAGCATCTCAATGTACAGGATGCATATTCTAAACTCCAAAACTTAAAAGCAGATGTTAA AATGAATGAAGAATTTATGGACCAGCTGGCACTTTATGAATTAATGGATTGTAAAGTAGACATCACAAATCCGTTATATAAACAGTTCAGACTGAAGAAAATTACAGAGAAATATCCAG AACTCCAGAATATTCCAAAAGATGTCTTTGCTGTTGACCCGGCGCAAACCCAGAATGCAGAAGCTGTATACAGATGTAGAAAGTGCAG ACGCACGCTTTTCCGTCACTCCAGCATTCTCACTCACTGTGTTGGAAGTGGAGCCTCTGCGTTCTCTCATAAGAAGACTAGGATAGTGAGTGATGGGGAAAATCAGAGACAGTGCACATCTTACTTTATAGAGCCAGtgcaatggatggagccggccTTGCTAGGTGTTATGGATGGACAG CTTTTGTGTCCCAAGTGCAGCTCCAAGCTGGGCTCCTTTAACTGGTACGGTGAACAGTGTTCCTGTGGGCGCTGGGTGACACCAGCCTTCCAGATTCACAAGAACCGAGTGGATGAAATCAAACACATCAGTGTATCAGCTCTCAGATGA